The segment TTAGCGTCAGCGGTAAGAACGGCTCGGCGGCGCCGGATTACCCGACGCCGCCGACCGGATCGGTTCTATTTCACCTCGTAGCGGACCGGCCATGTATGCCCATGGCTCTCGGCCGCATCGAGGGTGGCGTTGAATGTCCGGATCGCCGGCCATCCCTCGGCTTCCAACTCGTCGGCCTTCTTCTGGGGCATATCGCGCAGGGTCTCTGCCCATTTCCGGCGCTCTTCAAGCGGCAGCTCGACAATCGTCACGCCATTATCACGCATCTTCTGGAGGGTCGGCGCATAGGCGTCCGTAATCCCGTCGGACACGATGTGCTCGAAGTCCCGGCCGAGGTCGAGGAGGATATCCTGAACCTCGGGGGGAAGGTCGTTGTACCAACGGTCGCTGACATGCACGCCAATCCAGGTCATCGAGGAGATGCCCAGCTGTGTGTAGTTCTTGGCGATATCAGTCAGCTTGCCCTTCCAAACGAGGCTCGCGAAGGCTAACGACGCATCGATCACGCCGGTCTGCAAGCCGGTGTAGACCGTCCCCGCATTGTCCTGAACGCCAACCGCGCCGGTTTGCGTGAACCAAATTGCATTCGGACCGGCCAGCCCCATCTTGAGGCCTTTCAGATCTTCGAGCTTCCTGACCGGACGCTTCGAGACAATCTCATATGGATCGATCGGGACCAGCGTGATCATCCGCTGCGCGTATTTCTCGTGGAGAGAGCCCTGAAGTTCCGGGATCATTCCCCAGACATCGCGCGCGACCGTCCGGGAAACCCGGGGGTCGTCCGGAGAGAAGGGAAGAAAGACCTGGAAGCCGTGCAGAGGCAATT is part of the Alphaproteobacteria bacterium genome and harbors:
- the dctP gene encoding TRAP transporter substrate-binding protein DctP, producing MSIRKTLTAIGVAAIAAGAASGNASAETITMKLATGHPPALYYVERFADYFAPQFKARVEAQTDHKVNVLELYSGTAVKVNETLEGLQNGIVDVGGLAYPFEASKLPLHGFQVFLPFSPDDPRVSRTVARDVWGMIPELQGSLHEKYAQRMITLVPIDPYEIVSKRPVRKLEDLKGLKMGLAGPNAIWFTQTGAVGVQDNAGTVYTGLQTGVIDASLAFASLVWKGKLTDIAKNYTQLGISSMTWIGVHVSDRWYNDLPPEVQDILLDLGRDFEHIVSDGITDAYAPTLQKMRDNGVTIVELPLEERRKWAETLRDMPQKKADELEAEGWPAIRTFNATLDAAESHGHTWPVRYEVK